A portion of the Leptospira kanakyensis genome contains these proteins:
- a CDS encoding LTA synthase family protein, whose translation MAKLFPNLKFSDRIFLTYITFGFLTLFLSRVLFLLVYSYRLEEFPVFILLRTFFLGFRFDWVTVSILLVGFYILSLWNTASKFRTYRYFWMITPLVLYPFCLVHLFADLLYFENANKHIGYEAIVFLGDLDVLVSSAFKEAPFKILSFILIIVLYILGVRYWFRKKQITNQTNEEESFRKKTLKTTIWILFFFIGLRGGPQESPLRASEAIISDNALINQLALNGIYTTINDFKSQSIPKHLKMTDKDMLAVVKGEIGYEGAEFVEDPEFPLVRKIKGIPGKKPINVVLVIQESWTGKYVWPVSNGIWLGKEVTPYYNSLAKKGHSFRKFYANGGRTSNALLSVLTSVPDRPGLTAIRTPQILSNFSAIGNLFSGFGYQTSFITGDDLKFDSLATILPHFGFQTLIGKEDFRKSGKYAIGAWGYDDEHLYSKAMEEMDSYQKENKPFLMTILTMTTHYPYKVPNSKFEIYDSSVTDFDYLNTYHYSDSALEGFMKEIQKRKYFEDTLFVFVGDHTHHRYLSYYEDRMVPFLLYSPKYIKPKLDEKIGSQLDVLPTILGVVGKETYFSGFGKDLRAKFVTSGSTYFAYGSACGWIDEEKILYQSVDGDTQFIFQMKPPYGEDPLCLADPKQCFQQTLKARAFFNLSLELMNRNSVFPLEGSLRYTRK comes from the coding sequence ATGGCGAAGTTGTTTCCCAATCTTAAATTTTCAGATCGAATCTTTCTAACCTATATAACCTTTGGATTTTTAACCTTATTTTTAAGTCGAGTTTTGTTTCTTTTGGTTTATTCCTATCGTTTGGAAGAATTCCCAGTTTTTATTTTGCTCAGAACATTTTTTTTGGGGTTTCGATTTGATTGGGTTACCGTTTCTATTTTGTTAGTTGGTTTTTATATCCTTTCTCTTTGGAACACCGCATCCAAATTTAGAACCTATCGATATTTTTGGATGATCACTCCTCTCGTTCTTTATCCCTTTTGTTTGGTACATCTTTTTGCGGATTTATTATATTTCGAAAATGCAAACAAACACATTGGTTACGAGGCCATTGTTTTTTTGGGTGATTTGGATGTGTTAGTTTCTTCGGCCTTTAAAGAAGCTCCTTTTAAAATTCTAAGTTTTATCCTGATTATTGTTTTGTATATTTTAGGAGTCCGGTATTGGTTTCGTAAAAAACAAATCACAAACCAAACGAACGAAGAAGAATCCTTTCGGAAAAAAACTCTAAAAACCACAATTTGGATTCTTTTTTTCTTTATAGGACTTCGTGGTGGGCCGCAAGAATCACCCTTAAGAGCGAGTGAAGCCATCATTTCAGATAATGCACTCATCAACCAACTAGCGTTAAATGGAATTTATACAACCATCAATGATTTCAAAAGCCAATCCATTCCTAAACATCTGAAAATGACAGATAAAGATATGTTGGCAGTTGTGAAAGGAGAGATTGGTTACGAAGGAGCGGAGTTTGTCGAGGATCCTGAATTCCCATTAGTAAGAAAAATCAAAGGAATACCTGGAAAAAAACCCATCAATGTGGTTCTTGTCATCCAAGAATCTTGGACAGGAAAGTATGTATGGCCAGTATCCAATGGAATTTGGTTGGGAAAAGAAGTAACACCGTATTACAATTCTTTGGCGAAAAAAGGACATAGTTTTAGAAAATTTTACGCGAATGGAGGAAGGACAAGTAACGCACTCCTTTCTGTTCTTACCAGTGTTCCCGACAGACCAGGTCTTACCGCCATTCGAACACCCCAAATTCTCAGTAACTTTTCTGCGATCGGAAATCTATTTTCTGGATTTGGATACCAAACCAGTTTCATTACAGGAGATGATTTAAAATTTGATAGTTTGGCAACCATCCTTCCTCATTTTGGATTCCAAACTTTGATTGGAAAAGAAGACTTTCGTAAATCAGGAAAATACGCTATCGGTGCTTGGGGTTATGATGATGAACATCTTTACTCTAAGGCAATGGAAGAAATGGATTCTTATCAAAAAGAAAACAAACCTTTTCTTATGACCATCCTCACCATGACCACACATTACCCATACAAAGTACCAAACTCAAAATTTGAAATTTATGACTCTTCTGTAACAGACTTTGATTATCTGAATACCTACCACTATTCCGATTCTGCTTTAGAAGGGTTTATGAAAGAAATCCAAAAAAGAAAATATTTTGAAGATACTTTATTTGTATTTGTTGGAGATCATACCCACCACAGATATCTTTCCTATTACGAAGACAGGATGGTACCGTTTTTGTTGTATTCTCCTAAATACATTAAACCCAAGTTAGATGAAAAAATTGGTTCTCAACTGGATGTTCTTCCGACGATTTTGGGAGTGGTAGGAAAAGAAACTTACTTTTCAGGATTTGGAAAAGACTTACGGGCTAAATTTGTTACTTCTGGTAGCACTTATTTTGCTTATGGAAGTGCCTGTGGTTGGATTGATGAAGAAAAAATTCTCTACCAAAGTGTGGATGGGGACACTCAATTTATTTTCCAAATGAAACCGCCGTATGGTGAAGATCCGCTTTGTTTAGCGGATCCAAAACAATGTTTCCAACAAACTTTAAAGGCAAGGGCATTCTTTAATTTGTCTTTGGAACTAATGAATCGAAATTCGGTTTTCCCTTTAGAAGGTTCCTTACGGTACACCCGGAAATGA
- a CDS encoding isochorismatase family protein, translating into MNSESAILFTQCLQNDFTALLDKYDPLPNSLHIGYQEANRLLGEMMEEGPVFSLLDWAYETDPEKLKLVHIRDWHDPNAKAQEDHLTQFGNHCLKDTPGAEFVFQKWIEEEPKRGVIVNASGLNDFVDTDLESILEPYKGKKIKVGITGVWTEAKVTFLAYDLKTRYPEFEIGVCSALTASSSLSMHFIALDQLKQILGIQVFSSIGAFTEFLTGSQPNLEKKISTNSRISTDKLKLDPKYPISKTDNQILLYLFRDCKEVEFKTLDGGFSGNVVLKSKSTDHLGHLQVPCVVKIGERDLIAKERTAFERIQEVLGNNAPSIVDFCELENRGAIKYRYAAMLDGNVRTFQKVYGSMPDGTGLDRIIDTVFGEQLGRLFEAASTEKLNLLEYYDFQPKYAKSVRSRVESLLGGPQTNPEIEIVPGHSVPNPCIFYEKDLLELKEYNAITHNTSYVHGDLNGANIIIDGQENVWMIDFFHTHRGHIIRDLLKLENDILFIFCKIESELEWKEGIELTNYLHGLEDLGIELSFEPPDFIKNEKLKKAYRVIAKLRSYYPRLVKLDRDPYQMFVGALRYAMHTLSFDESNEWQRKWALYVGSKLIIKIKDFIQRSKVLRIDYLKPISSAGSENITRIGLTILPGRKDRARVLADDLNTIQKEGITHVLSLITEQEYSQYGVTDLKSELQLNGIEQKQVPILDQRVPSLTQMKETLEWMDKALVNQHRVLIHCVGGLGRSGTVAAAYLIWKHGLDSESAIQKVRESRSERAVESLEQIRFLEQWEKEI; encoded by the coding sequence ATGAATTCGGAATCAGCAATTCTCTTCACCCAATGCCTTCAAAATGATTTTACTGCTCTTTTAGATAAGTATGATCCACTCCCCAATTCACTTCACATTGGGTACCAAGAAGCAAACCGGTTACTCGGAGAAATGATGGAAGAAGGGCCGGTGTTTTCATTACTTGATTGGGCTTATGAAACTGACCCTGAAAAATTAAAGTTAGTTCATATCCGAGACTGGCACGATCCCAATGCAAAGGCACAAGAAGACCACCTAACACAGTTTGGAAACCACTGTTTAAAAGACACACCAGGGGCTGAATTTGTTTTTCAAAAATGGATTGAAGAAGAACCAAAACGCGGTGTGATTGTGAACGCATCTGGACTCAATGACTTTGTAGACACAGACCTAGAATCGATACTCGAACCATACAAAGGAAAAAAGATAAAAGTAGGAATCACTGGCGTTTGGACTGAAGCAAAAGTAACCTTCCTTGCTTATGATTTAAAAACAAGATATCCAGAATTTGAAATTGGAGTTTGTTCAGCTCTTACTGCCAGTTCATCCCTGTCTATGCATTTCATTGCTCTTGACCAATTGAAACAAATTTTAGGCATTCAGGTGTTTTCATCGATAGGAGCGTTTACAGAATTTTTAACAGGAAGCCAACCCAATTTAGAAAAAAAGATTTCAACAAATTCACGAATTTCTACAGACAAACTCAAGTTAGATCCTAAATACCCAATCTCCAAAACCGACAATCAAATTTTACTCTATCTTTTTCGTGATTGTAAAGAAGTAGAATTCAAAACCTTAGATGGCGGATTTTCAGGCAACGTAGTTTTAAAATCCAAATCAACCGATCATTTGGGTCATTTACAAGTTCCTTGTGTTGTGAAAATTGGTGAAAGGGACTTAATCGCCAAAGAAAGAACTGCTTTCGAAAGAATCCAAGAAGTTCTTGGAAATAACGCCCCTTCTATTGTCGATTTTTGCGAATTAGAAAACAGAGGAGCCATTAAATATCGTTATGCGGCGATGTTGGATGGAAATGTAAGAACTTTCCAAAAGGTATACGGTTCTATGCCCGATGGAACGGGCCTTGATCGAATCATCGACACTGTGTTTGGAGAACAACTGGGTCGTTTGTTTGAAGCAGCTTCCACGGAAAAACTGAACCTTTTAGAATACTACGACTTCCAACCGAAATATGCAAAATCGGTTCGATCCAGAGTAGAATCCCTACTCGGAGGGCCACAAACCAACCCTGAAATTGAAATTGTTCCTGGGCATTCGGTTCCCAACCCTTGTATTTTTTATGAAAAAGATTTATTAGAACTTAAAGAATACAATGCCATTACACATAATACTTCTTATGTGCACGGAGATTTAAATGGTGCCAATATCATCATAGATGGGCAAGAAAATGTTTGGATGATTGATTTTTTCCACACCCATAGAGGTCATATCATTCGAGATTTATTAAAACTAGAAAACGATATCCTATTTATTTTTTGCAAAATTGAATCAGAACTTGAGTGGAAGGAAGGAATCGAACTTACAAACTACTTACATGGCTTGGAAGATTTAGGAATCGAACTTAGCTTCGAACCTCCGGATTTCATTAAAAATGAAAAATTAAAAAAAGCTTATCGTGTAATTGCAAAACTACGATCTTATTACCCTCGTTTGGTGAAACTAGACAGAGATCCCTATCAAATGTTTGTGGGTGCTTTGCGATATGCGATGCACACTCTATCCTTTGACGAAAGTAACGAATGGCAAAGGAAATGGGCCCTCTATGTCGGTTCCAAACTCATCATTAAAATCAAAGACTTTATCCAACGTTCCAAAGTATTACGAATTGATTATTTAAAACCTATCTCGAGTGCAGGATCTGAAAACATCACTCGGATTGGGCTCACCATCCTTCCTGGTAGAAAAGATAGGGCCCGCGTGTTAGCTGACGATTTAAACACCATACAAAAAGAAGGAATCACTCATGTCCTCAGTCTTATCACAGAACAAGAATACTCTCAGTATGGAGTGACCGATCTAAAATCAGAATTACAACTAAATGGTATTGAACAAAAACAAGTTCCCATTTTAGACCAACGTGTTCCGAGCCTCACTCAGATGAAAGAAACTTTAGAATGGATGGACAAAGCTCTAGTGAACCAACATCGGGTTCTGATTCATTGTGTAGGAGGACTTGGAAGGTCCGGAACCGTTGCCGCAGCCTATTTGATTTGGAAACATGGATTGGATTCGGAGTCCGCCATCCAAAAAGTCAGAGAATCGAGAAGTGAACGAGCAGTGGAATCACTTGAACAAATTCGATTCTTAGAACAATGGGAAAAGGAAATTTAA
- a CDS encoding lysophospholipid acyltransferase family protein, giving the protein MKVYLRITLLVFGKASPYLIRGIYRSLTGNKEARIREFLEGTKIWAEDVLKITKTKLITFNEINVPEKGHMIFLNHVNEMDFPYDCYVIRKPFLANQVIKKAWFAYWWMVAMGSQVFDNSKAMSVAVSVKNLIEGLKTTSYIVYPEGKNTYSEEIIPLKKGMVKIAFDQKIPVFVALKSGLTTYQEYQKGNVVGYLGLGSHDPTDFSSWEEFQTYLQNLMQSKKQELDALTEAERNKVSTV; this is encoded by the coding sequence ATGAAGGTTTACTTAAGAATCACCCTCCTTGTTTTTGGAAAAGCAAGCCCCTATCTGATCAGAGGGATTTATCGTTCACTCACTGGTAACAAAGAAGCTCGGATCCGCGAGTTTTTAGAAGGAACAAAAATTTGGGCAGAAGATGTCCTAAAAATTACCAAAACTAAACTCATCACATTTAATGAAATTAATGTTCCTGAAAAAGGACATATGATATTTTTAAACCATGTCAACGAGATGGATTTTCCTTATGATTGTTATGTGATTCGTAAACCATTTTTAGCAAATCAGGTCATCAAAAAAGCATGGTTTGCCTATTGGTGGATGGTGGCTATGGGTTCTCAAGTGTTTGATAATTCAAAAGCCATGTCTGTTGCCGTTTCTGTAAAAAACCTAATTGAAGGTTTGAAAACCACATCGTACATCGTGTATCCAGAAGGAAAAAATACTTATTCAGAAGAAATCATTCCTCTCAAAAAAGGTATGGTGAAAATTGCTTTTGATCAAAAAATTCCTGTTTTTGTTGCTTTGAAGTCGGGACTTACAACTTATCAAGAATACCAAAAAGGCAATGTAGTAGGTTATTTGGGTTTAGGTTCTCACGATCCTACTGATTTTTCTTCTTGGGAAGAATTTCAAACGTATCTTCAAAACTTAATGCAATCCAAAAAACAAGAGTTAGATGCGCTAACAGAAGCTGAAAGAAACAAGGTTTCTACCGTTTAG
- a CDS encoding LIC11274 family protein: MNGRAMKQSLLILMTSLVVQAPMFAESVSSKSYHKRIELLTYLRELEPVVKNFRGEDPEGKPTEINAPEGKEGFRMKKYNEAKRIYQEGLQYHFEGNYSSAYQRFLECQLGIEKMTEELSQLYILRAEEMMKTAMERKNPNNHMDKALLDISIEYGKGSYFRQDVMDIPREAPFSRRMYDPKEAHYSYNKYDIEKNLELGYRHLGLAKEARANALKVEKNLEKHQKLQPSHRKYRIDLYFGAINLARDSKANAINIYKLKYPYDNYYLNNSQAKSETLKDENGAPVEGQPVKVDGVTYDFTKNPYIKYDNRMQAMFDVRVPEDYRVDHADVRGRVYDLDSNNMVFMKYDQERKKALNVPVKPAAGSTSTPQQ, encoded by the coding sequence ATGAATGGCAGAGCAATGAAACAATCCCTTCTTATTCTCATGACGAGTCTCGTTGTGCAGGCACCTATGTTTGCAGAATCGGTCTCTAGTAAATCCTACCACAAACGAATTGAGCTTTTGACATACTTACGTGAGTTAGAACCAGTCGTTAAAAATTTCCGTGGTGAAGATCCGGAAGGAAAACCAACGGAAATAAATGCACCGGAAGGGAAAGAAGGCTTTCGTATGAAAAAATACAACGAAGCCAAACGAATTTACCAAGAAGGTTTACAATACCACTTCGAAGGTAATTATTCTTCCGCATACCAACGATTTCTCGAATGCCAATTGGGAATCGAAAAGATGACAGAAGAACTTTCTCAACTCTACATTTTACGTGCAGAAGAGATGATGAAAACGGCCATGGAAAGAAAAAATCCAAACAATCATATGGATAAGGCCCTTCTTGATATCTCCATTGAATATGGAAAAGGTTCTTATTTCCGCCAGGATGTGATGGACATTCCAAGAGAAGCGCCATTCTCACGTCGTATGTATGATCCAAAAGAAGCTCACTATAGTTATAATAAATATGACATTGAGAAAAATTTGGAGTTGGGATACAGACATTTAGGTCTTGCGAAAGAAGCAAGAGCCAATGCTTTGAAAGTAGAAAAGAATTTGGAAAAACACCAAAAACTCCAACCAAGTCATAGAAAATATCGTATTGATCTATATTTTGGTGCGATCAACTTAGCTCGTGATTCCAAAGCAAATGCAATTAACATCTATAAGTTGAAGTATCCTTATGATAACTACTACCTGAACAATTCCCAAGCAAAATCAGAAACATTGAAAGATGAAAATGGTGCGCCAGTGGAAGGACAACCTGTGAAGGTAGATGGAGTGACTTACGATTTTACTAAAAACCCTTACATCAAATATGACAACCGTATGCAAGCTATGTTTGATGTTCGAGTTCCAGAAGACTATCGTGTGGATCATGCTGACGTAAGAGGTCGAGTGTATGATTTGGATTCCAACAATATGGTATTCATGAAATACGACCAAGAACGTAAAAAAGCTTTGAATGTCCCAGTAAAACCTGCCGCTGGATCCACATCCACTCCGCAACAATAA
- a CDS encoding DUF2225 domain-containing protein, with protein sequence MSQAAAQSKKVSFRAKESTACPICDENHQKEQMFQGGGRLIAGKLAQDLRRLYEKNRKFGRVSPLDYVMSVCPRCLYSSFPKDWNSLNPADNEAIRMATDSRRSYIEKILGPLDFTGDRQIALGAASYLLGMDCYQLRGASVAPTPKKAVCAIRAAWYFSDLHDEFPHIGYDKIRDLLYQKAAVIYGYTLELMQNGNEPVDQAAGMLGPDTDNNWGFDGVIYLNAFLTKKFKDQMAPKPEDQVLLLSRAKRTLARLYGSGKASKGKPGPIVEMTRELYDEYNAILEAMGGEK encoded by the coding sequence ATGTCCCAAGCCGCTGCCCAGTCCAAAAAAGTATCTTTTCGCGCCAAAGAGTCCACAGCCTGCCCGATTTGTGATGAAAATCACCAAAAAGAACAAATGTTCCAAGGTGGTGGCCGACTCATCGCTGGGAAGTTGGCTCAAGATTTACGACGTTTGTATGAAAAAAACAGAAAATTTGGACGTGTTAGCCCACTTGATTATGTCATGTCTGTTTGCCCTCGTTGCCTTTATTCCTCCTTTCCGAAAGATTGGAATTCACTCAATCCGGCAGACAACGAAGCCATTCGAATGGCTACCGATAGCCGCAGAAGTTATATTGAAAAAATTCTTGGGCCACTTGATTTTACTGGAGACCGCCAAATTGCGTTAGGTGCTGCTTCTTATTTGCTCGGGATGGACTGTTACCAACTTCGTGGTGCGAGTGTTGCCCCTACTCCTAAAAAAGCTGTTTGTGCCATCCGTGCTGCTTGGTATTTTTCTGACCTTCATGATGAATTCCCACATATTGGTTATGATAAAATCAGAGATTTACTCTATCAAAAAGCAGCAGTCATCTACGGTTATACATTAGAACTCATGCAAAATGGAAACGAACCTGTGGACCAAGCGGCAGGAATGCTCGGCCCCGACACCGACAACAACTGGGGATTTGATGGTGTTATCTATTTGAATGCTTTCCTTACAAAAAAATTCAAAGACCAAATGGCCCCCAAACCAGAAGATCAAGTTTTACTTTTGTCTCGTGCCAAACGAACACTCGCAAGGTTATATGGTTCCGGAAAGGCCTCCAAAGGAAAACCAGGACCAATTGTAGAAATGACACGTGAGTTGTATGATGAGTACAATGCCATTTTAGAAGCGATGGGCGGCGAGAAGTAA
- the truA gene encoding tRNA pseudouridine(38-40) synthase TruA, protein MPNYALLVEYDGTHFYGWQKQKNLPTVQSAIESALSIILNKNPASRLSVAGRTDTGVHGLGMVCNFKTEFPIPNFHKLLVSINALTPRGVSVKNVVEVPAEFHSRFSCTGREYIYKIYYNKYESSFTEGRAFWVKHHVDWDFVEMQLQGLIGEKDFRSLTKAKSMAGKRAVREIFDIRLERLTPDWIQIRIRANGFMHNMVRITVGTLLDIGKGRWNSRSIGSILEEKNRSTAGMTLPPDGLYFVRAYYEDYPEIHELYKITLP, encoded by the coding sequence TTGCCCAACTACGCTCTTCTCGTCGAATACGACGGCACTCATTTTTACGGATGGCAAAAACAAAAAAACCTACCGACAGTCCAATCGGCGATTGAATCGGCTCTAAGTATTATTTTAAACAAAAACCCCGCATCACGTCTGTCAGTTGCAGGAAGAACAGATACCGGTGTCCATGGTTTGGGCATGGTGTGTAATTTCAAAACAGAATTCCCCATTCCCAACTTCCACAAACTTCTTGTTTCCATCAATGCACTCACACCAAGAGGTGTGTCAGTCAAAAATGTAGTTGAGGTTCCTGCAGAGTTTCATTCACGATTTAGTTGTACTGGCAGAGAGTATATTTATAAAATTTATTATAATAAATATGAAAGTAGTTTTACCGAAGGGCGTGCTTTCTGGGTCAAACATCATGTAGATTGGGATTTTGTAGAGATGCAACTGCAAGGCCTAATTGGAGAAAAGGATTTTCGTTCCCTAACCAAAGCAAAATCAATGGCTGGCAAACGAGCAGTTCGCGAAATCTTTGACATCCGTTTGGAACGATTGACACCAGATTGGATCCAGATCCGAATTCGCGCCAATGGATTTATGCACAATATGGTTCGTATTACTGTAGGAACTTTACTGGACATCGGGAAGGGACGTTGGAATTCTAGATCCATCGGCTCCATTTTGGAAGAGAAGAACCGTTCGACAGCTGGGATGACCCTCCCGCCGGATGGACTCTATTTTGTCCGCGCATATTACGAAGATTATCCGGAAATTCATGAATTGTATAAAATCACTCTTCCTTAG
- a CDS encoding LIC11270 family surface protein, whose amino-acid sequence MKSLLFSVIIFINLTFFIDCKTKLDLGDESKLPVISTLFNNRMLLLLKGTYATDNPLDWSELGNGTGDLYVDAQGEGVDPTMTLVNQPKVGNMPIFLDIGEVRISSKFEKGYNELTQIRDTVDSNKFWDYIAPNRQVFCTVTYSFDNNTCTESNGVMKAYDFFNGIGAQFPSNDPSSETVSWTFSTGQPWMGREYYYAGIYFRSLVTGYALDAGVPVSGRFDNRPIINALNIVPRNNYAAGTTSSQKSSIVPKMFPALYSQLPTQAIRSDMMIRDGFDPYILEVRINLKENLMLHSYLTSRGTTVTYVGVSDIFFDHKGEGDAGGNILTRARVIYPETASSLTISGGGNSFLHYYGIFRFHENEFINVLPLAATPAKQGAKIKYLNPGTYRAVCLGDLTKQDGYPDTVVRETTFTIPEYPFRETYNIDLTCP is encoded by the coding sequence ATGAAGTCCCTCTTATTTTCTGTTATTATTTTTATAAATCTAACCTTCTTTATTGATTGCAAAACCAAACTCGATTTAGGTGACGAATCAAAACTTCCTGTTATCTCTACTCTCTTCAACAATCGTATGTTGTTACTTCTAAAGGGGACTTACGCCACTGACAATCCATTGGATTGGAGCGAACTTGGTAATGGAACTGGAGATTTGTATGTAGATGCACAAGGGGAAGGTGTTGATCCAACTATGACTTTGGTCAACCAACCTAAAGTGGGTAACATGCCTATCTTCTTAGATATTGGAGAAGTAAGGATTTCGAGTAAATTTGAAAAGGGTTATAATGAACTCACTCAAATTCGCGATACCGTGGATTCCAATAAATTTTGGGATTACATTGCACCAAACAGACAAGTGTTTTGTACAGTTACATATTCTTTTGATAACAATACTTGCACAGAAAGTAATGGAGTGATGAAGGCTTATGATTTTTTCAATGGAATCGGAGCCCAATTTCCTTCGAATGACCCTTCCTCAGAAACAGTTAGTTGGACTTTTTCCACAGGGCAACCTTGGATGGGCCGCGAGTATTATTATGCTGGAATTTACTTTCGTTCTCTAGTCACAGGGTATGCATTGGATGCAGGGGTTCCTGTTTCTGGTCGATTTGATAACAGACCCATCATCAATGCTCTCAATATTGTTCCGCGTAACAACTATGCTGCGGGGACTACTTCCTCACAAAAAAGTAGTATTGTCCCAAAAATGTTTCCTGCCTTATATTCCCAACTTCCCACACAAGCCATCCGGTCTGATATGATGATTCGGGATGGTTTTGATCCTTATATTTTAGAAGTAAGGATCAATCTAAAAGAAAATCTAATGTTACATTCTTACCTAACCAGCCGAGGAACCACTGTTACCTATGTAGGAGTGAGTGATATCTTCTTTGACCACAAAGGGGAAGGTGATGCGGGTGGAAATATATTGACTAGGGCTCGTGTCATCTATCCAGAAACGGCTTCAAGCCTCACAATCTCCGGTGGTGGGAATTCATTTTTACATTATTATGGCATTTTTCGATTCCATGAAAATGAATTTATCAACGTTTTGCCTCTTGCTGCGACACCAGCAAAACAAGGTGCCAAAATCAAATACCTGAATCCTGGTACCTATAGAGCAGTTTGTTTGGGAGACCTAACAAAACAGGACGGTTACCCCGACACTGTAGTACGAGAGACTACATTTACGATCCCTGAATATCCTTTCCGTGAAACATATAACATTGATTTGACATGCCCTTAG